AGGCGATCGCGCTGGCGCGGCGACAATGTTACAAACTGCGGCTAAAACTGCCTTGCAAATGGGCGATCGCAGTGCCGCTACTGTGTTGCAAGATAACGCCACACGCTTGCAGTCGGGAGAAGAACTTTCAGAAAGCGATCGCAAGAAAACTCGCATCGTGTCAAAAACAGTGTTGCAGGATCAAGAAGGATGAACTATGCAGCTTGATGAATAGTCGGTTGTGGTAGTGGTTCGCCTGTTGCTTCATAAGCCATTATCAGGGATTCTAAGGCTTCTCTACCATTTGCTACAGCTGACTCATATGTAGCTCCATGAGTCCGCCAAGTCTGCCCAGGAAAATCAGGAAAACCTACCAAAAAGCAGTTATCTTCATTCGACCATTGAATCACCATCTTATACTTCATTTCACTCATCTTCGTGCGATTCCTGTTGTCTAGTTTCTATTTCTTGAATAGCTTGCTGAATTTCTTTTTCTTGGTATGGTTTAGCATCTGCTCCGTCATTGCCAGAAATAGTTAATTTTCCCGAATATAAAGGATGTATCCAGTTTGTATGGCTTCCTTTGCCTGGAAGTTCTGTAAAACCTGCTCGGCGTAGCGTTTGTTTCAGCTCCCTAATTTTTCTTGGCGTTATTTTAAGTATACTCTCAGGAAGCAATTATTATAAAATGTACATGACGTTTGAGATAGATAAATATTGTTCGGCAGATTCAGATTAGTTTTTTACCGCTGCCAAAATAAATTCAATTGCTGCCTCAGTATGTTTTTCTACCATTTCCTGACTAAGGCGATCGCTCCCAGAATTTAAATGTTTCCAATTTTCGTGTACGGTAAAGTAAAAAAGACAAACGCTTAAAATATGAGTTAATGTTAAAAATGGATCGAGGGGACGAAAACAACCTGCTTTCATACCACGATTCAGAACTTGGATTAAATGTTCATGTAGACTTTCTACGTTACTTTGTTTAAAATAAAAACCTTGATTTTGACTAGCTTCTTGAAACCAAAGCATCTGACGATGAGGGTTTTTTGCTTCGTAGGCGATCGCAACTCGAATAATTTGTTTGAGTGCTTCTTCTGGTGATAAATCGTTTAGTTTTAGTTGACTTACCATCGCCTGAACTTCGTTAACTGGACGCTGTAAGACTGCTTTGTATAAACCTTCTTTGTTCTCGAAATAGTAGTGAATTGTCGCAGTTGTAATTTGAGCGCGATCGGCAATATCGCTCATTCTAGCACCTTTAATTCCGTGTCTGGCAAACTCTAATTCTGCGGCATCAAGAATCTGTTTTTGTGTCGCTTCTGCATCTCGAAATTGTTTTTTAATAGGGTGCGATCGCGCCATGTTTGCTATTCCTCTTCTGGATTTGCAAACAGAGTTTCTAAATTGCGTTTACCACTCACAACTCTGACGATTTCAATTCTATCTTTTCCAACTTGATAGAGGATAATATACCCATCTAACGGTAGTCCTCGTAAGCCGAGACGTAAATTATCATACTGTCGTCCCATATTAGGAAAACTAACGAGCTGCTGACATTTTTTATTGAACGACTGTAGAAAGCGCTCACTAGCATTTACATTTTCTACTGCAAAATAGTTTAGAATGTCTTGCAAATCGCGGGAGGCAGGTTGAGAAATAATATACTGACTCATTGCTGAGCTTCTCTTGCCTGCTTGAACTTTGTTAACAACTGGTTGACAAATGTTTCACCATCGATTCCTTCCCCACGTTCGAGCGATGCGATTCCTTCCTCAACCTTAGCGCGAGTTTCAATCATCCACTGCTGGTATTCACGATCATCTTCTTCTAGCAGGTGCAGTGCTGCTTGAATGACTTCATCAACATTCTTAAATTTACCTGATGCCAGCAAAGTCTGGACTATCTTTTCTTGCTCTGGTTTTAAGGTGATATTCATACTGAATATTTTTGTTTACCTTTATCATAAGGTATCTGCCGAGCCTAACTTACTCTATGAGCCTGTATTGGCGGTTTGAACCTGTCAGGGTTGATTTTCATTTAGATGGTGGCTATACAAGAGTTATTCTTGAGCGTCTAGTTAGAAAAGGGATGTTAGATGGAGAATGGTATTGGGAGATCTCCACATCTTCTATTCCACCAAACTTGAGAAACATCGGCTCTCGCTTTTTGCTTTCTTGGCAGGATACTTATAATCCTGGCAATTTAGAAGATATTCGTGCTGCTTATGCAGATCTTCCAATTGTCGAGCTGTTATCAGAATAGCTAAATTGCTTGACGATCGCCCCTTCATCTCTCTAAACTTACTAATTAATTAGTAAGTTATTTTCAAGGCAGTTTGCATCATGCTACAAGGCGCACCCTGGCTGCTAGCGCACCGTTCTATGCTCAAGCCGAATCAGCCGATGAAGGTGTCGCTTTACGGTAAAGACTACGTACTTTGGCAGGATAGTACGGGTAACATTTGTTGCTTGCCGAATGCATGTCCGCACATGGGTGCAATGTTATCGGAAGGGTGGTGCGTGAAAAAATCTGATGGTAGTAGCGCGATCGCATGTCCGTTTCATGCCTTAGAATTTGATAATACTGGCTGTACGGTTTTACCAGGTACTAACAAACCGACTAAATCTTTATTACAACCGTTAGAATTAATCGTACAAGGCGATTTTATTTGGTCTTACGGTGGATTTGAGCCTATAATCCCAATTCCGACAATTTTAAACGAAATTGCAGCAGAGTATGAATTTGTCGGTTACACGGGCGATCGCAGTATTAAGACCAACTTTCTCAGTCTACTGCTAAATATGCACGACTACAACCACCAAAACGGCACTCATCGATCGCTATTTGAAATTGAGGAAGTTCAACTGAAGCAGTTTATTGACGATGGATTGCATTCCCATGCCTACATTGCACAACTGCGAAAAAAACCAAATCTACAAGATATTCTCAAAAACCCTGGACTCTTGGCAATGCCTCAAGTATTAGAAGCTCATTTAGAAAACTTCTTTCCATTCATGGGCATGGTACACGGCGAGAGTCCACTTTTAAGCTTAAAAGAATGCCATTTTTACCTTCCCGAATCAGAAACTCACTCTCGCGTCTACGTTCTGATGTTCGTGAAAGCACATCACCCGATTGCTCATTTAATTAAACGAAACCTCTTGCGACTAGTAGAAGTCGTCATCGAGCAAGATGCAGATATCTTAAGTAAACTTTATACCAACACACCTCAACACATTAAACTCAATAACGAGGTGGGTATGGATTGGGTGCGGCGCAACTATGCTAACTTTCCAGCAATTGTAGAGCCAGATTTTTCTCGATAACAGTATGCACGTTGCTTTAAAAAATACTGTATCAAGACATACTATTTGTCAAATTATTTGACTGATTCTTCAGAAGTTTCAATAACTGCTAAGCAGAATTGAGAAACAGCCATAATTCCGAAAACAGAAGCCAAATAAGCAGCAGCTAGGAATATAAGTGCGTTTTCAAAAGGAATGTAGGAAGTCATGGTGTGAATCTCCTCTGTTACTGATTAATTTTGAAGTTAAACCAAAATGGTGAATAGTTTGTGAAGAAAGCAGAAATCTTTGGTGAATAGTTTGTGAAAATGTGAAGAATTGGTGACGTGGATTAAATTGCGATCGCCAAATTCTCTTGAATTTTACAACAGGACAACACACCTTGATTCCGCAAACGCATAATCAATTTAAGGATCGAGAAACTCTTCCACATTTCCACCCGTATCGCGTTCCCAATCAATATCAGGCATTCGCTCAAAGGCTTCCCGCAACGAAGTCTCCCACTGCTTGCGAATTTTAGTGAGATATGGCGCACCCAACCGCAACCGCAAATCGTGTTGGACTTTGAAAGAGTCCTTTTCATACACCACTAAATTAATTGGCGGTCCCACAGAAATATTAGACTTCATCGTAGAGTCAATCGACAACAACGCACACTTAGCTGCTGCTTCCAATGTCGTGTTAAAATCCAGTATGCGGTCTAGAATGGGTTTCCCGTACTTAGTCTCGCCGACTTGCATAAATGGAGTTTCTGAAGTGGCATGAATGCAGTTGCCTTGACTGTAAATCATGTATAGTTCTGGCGGTTGTCCCTGAATTTGTCCCCCCAAAAGCAGAGTACATTGGACATCGATACCATCTTGCTTCAGCCATACCCGGTCTTGTTCTTGAATCTGCCGAATTTTAGCTCCAATGTAGCGGGCGACATCGTAGAGTGTTGGCAGGGTATGTAAATTAGCCTCTTCTGGAATTCTAATATCTCTATGCATCTGCGCGATCGCGCCTTGCGTCACCGAAAGATTTCCTGCCGTACAGAGCAGAATGACCCGTTCTCCTGGCTGGGAAAAATCAAATAGCTTTTGATATGTAGATACGTAGTCTACCCCGGCATTCGTGCGCGAGTCCGCCGCCATAACTAAACCGTGTTTGGTAATGATGCCCAGGCAGTAAGTCACAATAGTTTTGGGTCATTTTTGACTATAAAATTTTACAGTAATTGTAAGTGGTAATGGGTAATGGGTAATTGAGTGGTGCGTGGTGAGTGGTGCGTGAAGAAGGGGTGTAGGGTGTAGGGTGTGGGGTGACTCCTGACTCCTGACTCCTGACTCCTGACTCCTGACTCCTGACTCCTGACTCCTGACCAGTTAGTTATTTTATCTCCTCTGCCCACCTGCACACAAAGCCCACCTGCTCTCTGCTTCCTTGTCCCCCTTGTCCCCCTTGTCCCCCTTGTCCCCCTTGTCCCCCTTGTCCCCCTTGTCCCCCTTGTCCCCCTTGTCCCCCTGCTCCCCTCATTTGGTAACTTAGTGTACTGCATTACCAAACAAAGTCTGGTTGAATTAGATAGAACATTCTAATTGAGTCAGGGCTATGACTGAAACTACTGTCAAGGCAGAAGTAAAAGCGCCGCTGCGTCCGGTGAGTAAAGAAGGGCTAGAGAAATTAGCGGTGACTGCTAAGGCAAATCCTAATGTTGTCAAGTCCTTGAAGGTGAAGACGGTTTGTGAAGGACAATTTCGCAATTTAACCTACGTTCGAGACTTACCAGAACACGTTATTGACGAACCTCCCACCCTGCTAGGGCAAGACACAGCACCCAATCCATCAGAAGCAATGCTAGCCTGTCTGGGTTCGTGCTTATCAGTGGGTATTCATGCTAACGCAGTCATGCGGGGAATTACGCTCACAAAACTAGAACTGGAACTAGAAGGTGACATCAATATCACGGGTGTCTGGGGAATTGGTGACTTAGCAGAGAAGCGGTTGGGATTCACCGATGTCCGCGTCAAAGTGGATTTAGAAGGAGATGCTAGCAAAGAGGAACTAGAAGATCTAGTGGCTCATGCAAATTTTTGGTCGCCAGTTGCCAACACATTTCGCTTACCCGTAAATGTAGATGTTGCTCTTAAGTGAGCAGTAGAACACAGAGGACAGTCACAGAGGTAGCAGATATTTGTGTAGAGATGCATACGTAAGTTATTGCGTCTCTACTCTGAATTGAGCGCAAATTGATACTGAGAAGACAGACTTGCCAATCTCAGCAAGTCATAATGTTAAGAAATTTAAATATACATGAGTTTGTGTTGTCGCTCAGGAATTCTAGTATCTAGTATGCAAGCAGTTTCAAATCTATCCGATCGCGCAGTAGCAAAGACGCAAGCACCCGAAACCATGCTGGCAGAATTGCATAAAGCGATCGCGACCCAATTAGCACCGCAAGTTGCAGACATCGATCTCAAAGGACAATATCCCCGTGACTTCATGCACCTAGTAGGGGAATTGGGTGGTTATCGGCAGGCGGTTGCGGTAGAATATGGCGGTGCTGGCAACGGCTTAAAAGCAGCAGTCCAAGCGATCGAAGCTATATCCCAAGAGTGCTTGTGTACTGGGTTTATGACTTGGTGTCAGATAGCCTGCACCTGGTACATGCAGAATAGTGACAATACCTACCTCAAACAGCACCTTCTCCCCTTAGTCGCTACAGGTAAAGTTTTAGGTGGCACGGGTTTATCCAACCCAATGAAACACTTTGCTGGAATTGAGAAAATCGCTTTGGTTGCCGAACGTCAACCTAGAGGTTACGTACTCAACGGGATGCTACCTTGGGTTTCCAACTTAGGTGCAGGACATCACTTTGGCATTGCTGCAAGACTAGCAGATAGCGATGACTACCTCATGGCGATCGTTTCCGACGAACTCACAGGACTGACTCTGCGTTGCAACGCCCATTTCATCGCCTTAGAGGGTAGCAATACCTACAGCTGCATCTTCCGCGATGTCTTCGTACCAGATGAATTAATTCTCGCCGCCCCCTGCGAAGAATACGTCAATCGTATCCGTCCTGGGTTTATCTTGACGCAAGTTGGCATGGGCTTAGGTCTAGTAGCTAGTTGCATCCAAATTATGGAACGGGCAAATCAACGCTACGGACACGTCAACTGCTTTCTAGACGACCAAGTAGAAGACCTAGCTGCTAGTCTAGCAACGACCCGCGAGAAAACCTACGCGATCGCCACCCAGATGAGCCAACAAGGATGCGATCGCCCCTTACTAAAACAAATCATTCAAGCCCGAATTGATGCCTCAGAACTCTCCCTACGGGCAGCAAACGCCGCCATGCTACATGTAGGCGCAAGAGGCTACTTACACGGTGGAATAGCCGAAAGAAAACTACGCGAATCATACTTCGTCGCGATCGTCACCCCAGCATTAAAACAGTTGAAAAAAATGTTACACGACATGGAGAAGTCAAAAGTTAAAAGTTAAAAGTCAAAAAATAGGAGACAAGGGAGAAGGGGGAGACAAGGGAGAGGGGGGAGACAAGGGAGAGGGGGGAGACAAGGGAGAGGGGGGAGACAAGGGAGACAAGGAAGATAATAACCGTCAACCGTCAACTAACAACTAATAACCAACAACCAACAACCAACAACAAAAAATTATGATGGCTCTACTAGAGTCTTTTAGCTATTTAGATACGATAACTTCGTTAAGCTCCGCTAACGCTAACTGTCCTTGTGGTGGTTCGCACATCGCTGCAGATCATCAAAAATTTCTAGAAGGAATGCCCCAAGATCCAGCAGATTTGGTGGACGACCTGTGTAAAATGGGACACTACTCAGGAGAAACTTTAGAGTTTGCACGGGGATTAACTCAAGCCGAAATCAGAAAGACTCTGGTACTCCAGATGCTCGATCGCGCCGAACCAGGACAACGCCAGATCTGCTACGATTTGATCCAGCTTGCCGGAGGATTAGAAGAGGCTTTTGCGGCTGCCTTTGGCGATCGCTCAACCCAGTTTTTTAACGATGCACTCCGTCTAAGCAAGTTTCGCCGCCGCGATTTTTTAATTAAAGTTGCCGCCGCCGCCGCAGTTGTCACGGCTGCAAGTTGCGTCAGTAACAATAACTCGCAAGCACCAAACGCAACTTCTACAAATGCCGCAGCTACGAGTAAGTTAGAAAAAACCGATTTAACAATTGGTTTTATTCCCATCGCCTGTTCGATTCCCATCGTTGCCGCCGAACCGCTGGGATTTTTTAAAAAACATGGGTTAAACGTAACGCTGAAGAAAATGCCAAACTGGGCAGCAGTAAGAGAATCTGCGATCGCCGGCGAACTCGATGCATATCATATGCTGTCTCCGATGCCAATTGCGATGACTTTGGGTTTGGGTTCTTCTGCCTTCCCGATTCGACTTGCCAGTATTGAAAATATTAACGGACAATCGATCGCAGTTGCCAGCAAACATCAAGATAAAGTCAAAACTGCGGCAGATTTTAAAGGCATGACTATCGGGTTGCCTTTTCCCTACTCGATGCATAATTTGTTACTGCGCTACTACCTCGCATCGGGGGGATTGAATCCAGACAAAGACGTAAGACTAGAAATCGTTCCCCCGCCAGATTCAGTCGCAAAAATGGCAGCAGGACAAATTGACGCTTTCCTGATGCCTGATAATTTCGGGCAACGGGCAATCTTTGAGAAAATTGGTTTCATTCACTTACTCACCAAAGATCTGTGGCAAGGACACCCGTGTTGTGCGTTTGCCGCTAGCCAAAGTTGGATCGATCGCCACCCGAATACCTTCCGCGCCGTTAACAAAGCGATTATCGATAGCGCCGGACACGCCAACGCCGCCGAAAACCGTCAGGAAGTCGCCAAGGCAATGTCCGAACGCAAGTATCTCAATCAGCCGGAACCAGTTCTTACAGCCGTGCTGACGGGTAAATTTGACAATGGTTTAGGACAAACACTAGACGTACCAGATCGGATTGGCTTCGATCCCTATCCGTGGAAAAGCTTTGCCAAGTGGATTTCTTCTCAAATGGTACGCTGGGATTTAATGCCGACAGAAAAGGCAAAATATGAAGAAATTGCCACCCAAGTCTATATGACAGATTTAGCAAGGGAACTGGCGAAAGAATTGGGACAAAATCCACCTGCGGAGTCTACGCGGATCGAAAAACTGAAAAATGGTGACTTTGACCCTGGTAAAGTTGAAGCCTATTTACAAGAACAGAAAAAACAGTTCAAGGTTTAGAGGTAATAGTGGACAACTCCCGACGATTATCCAAGCAGCGATCGCATTTCTCAGCTCATCCTTGGCTCCAAAATCCCAATTTACAAGCCACAATTTTATTCTTTTTACTGCTAACTGCGTTGTTACTCGTATGGGAATTGGGAGTGCAATTGAAGCTATTTTCTCCTGTGATGCCTGCTGCCAGTCGGACGATCGCCGACTTTTGGAGTTGGATCGTCGATCCGTTTTACGATAACGGTCCCAACGATAAGGGCATTGGGTTGCACCTACTAGCAAGCTTACAACGAGTCACGATCGGGTTTCTCATTGGTTCCGCGATCGCTATTCCTCTAGGTATTGCGATCGGATTATCAGAAGTCGTTTCCAAAGCCGTCGATCCGTTTATTCAACTGCTACGTCCCGTCTCTCCTTTAGCATGGTTGCCATTAGGATTAGCAATCCTCAAAAGTTCTGAAGCAACAGCCTTGTTCGTAATTGCAATTACGAGCATTGCACCCACGTTAATTAATACCAAATTTGGTGTCAGCCACGTTTCTCGCGACTACCTCAACGTAGCACGGACTCTAGGAGCATCTCGCTGGCGGACGATCGCCAAAGTCATCTTACCAGCAGCCGCACCTCAAATCGTAGCAGGATTGCGAATTAGTATCGGTATTTCCTGGTTAGTAATAGTCGCCGCCGAGATGATTGTCGGTGGTACGGGTATTGGCAGCTTTGTTTGGAACGAGTGGAACAACCTCAATGTCACCAGCATCATTACCGCGATCGTCGTTATCGGATTAGTAGGAATTCTCCTCGATCGCCTCTTGGGACTATTACACAGTTGGGTGTCTTTTGGTCAGTGACCAGTTACCAATAGAGAGTGGCTAGTGACTGGTGACTAGACCGAAAAAAAGAATCTAGCCACTAGCCACTAGCCACCAGCCACCTCTCAACTACCAACTACCCATTACAAATATGATTTCCTATACTGATACACTCGATCCTACGCTTAAAGACACGACTCAGTTGGTGCTGAAGGATGTGTTTAAGGTCTTTCCTGGGAGACAGAGCTTAGTAGATCGGCTATTGCGTCGTACTTCGCCGGATTATATTGCGATCGCTGAGATTAATTTAGAAATTTCAGCGAATACCTTTGTTTCAATTATCGGTCCTTCTGGATGCGGTAAATCAACTTTACTAAACATTATTGCTGGTTTGACTCCACCTACTAGCGGTGTGGTAATGCTGAATGGGACAGCAATTCATCATCCAGGTCCCGATCGCGGTGTCGTTTTCCAAAATTATTCTCTGATGCCTTGGATGACTGTAGCAGAAAATATCCGCTTTGCAATTGAAACGGTTTATCCTAAGATGTCTCGCGATCGGCAAAAACAGATCGTGCGCGAATATATCGATCTAGTCGGGTTGCGGGGTGCAGAACAGAAACATCCCCATGAATTATCGGGAGGAATGAAGCAAAGAGTCGGTATCGCCAGAGCTTTGGCAATTAATCCGCAAATTCTGTTGATGGATGAGCCATTTGGTGCTTTAGACGCATTAACGCGGGGTTTTTTGCAAGATGAAATTGCGCGAATTTGGGAGCAACAACACAAAACCGCAATTCTGATTACCCACAGTATTGAAGAGGCTTTGTTACTATCAGATCAAATCGTAATGATGAGTCGGGGTCCCGCCGCTCAAATTGTCGAAGTACTCGATATTCCCTTCCCCCGTCCCCGCAAGCGCGAAAGTCTAGATCGCTACCCTGCCTATCACGAACTCAAAGCCGAACTAGAATTACACCTATCTCGCGAAACCCGCGCTGTTGAGGAGTTGCGGGTGTAGGTTTATGACAACGACAAGGGAGACAAGGGGGACAAGGGAGAAGCGTAAGTCGTAAGTAACCGACAACTGATAACTGATAACTGATAACTGATTAAATGGTTAACCTGAAACGGACTCGCGAAGATATTTTAGCCTCGGTTTTAGATCTGATTCATCATCAAGGGTTTCAATCTACGGGACTCAAAGAATTATTTAGCGTCAGCGGTACTTCATCTGGAAGTTTTTACAATTACTTTCAGTCGAAAGATGAATTAGCCCACGCTCTGATTGA
This window of the Chroococcidiopsis thermalis PCC 7203 genome carries:
- a CDS encoding CmpA/NrtA family ABC transporter substrate-binding protein; the protein is MMALLESFSYLDTITSLSSANANCPCGGSHIAADHQKFLEGMPQDPADLVDDLCKMGHYSGETLEFARGLTQAEIRKTLVLQMLDRAEPGQRQICYDLIQLAGGLEEAFAAAFGDRSTQFFNDALRLSKFRRRDFLIKVAAAAAVVTAASCVSNNNSQAPNATSTNAAATSKLEKTDLTIGFIPIACSIPIVAAEPLGFFKKHGLNVTLKKMPNWAAVRESAIAGELDAYHMLSPMPIAMTLGLGSSAFPIRLASIENINGQSIAVASKHQDKVKTAADFKGMTIGLPFPYSMHNLLLRYYLASGGLNPDKDVRLEIVPPPDSVAKMAAGQIDAFLMPDNFGQRAIFEKIGFIHLLTKDLWQGHPCCAFAASQSWIDRHPNTFRAVNKAIIDSAGHANAAENRQEVAKAMSERKYLNQPEPVLTAVLTGKFDNGLGQTLDVPDRIGFDPYPWKSFAKWISSQMVRWDLMPTEKAKYEEIATQVYMTDLARELAKELGQNPPAESTRIEKLKNGDFDPGKVEAYLQEQKKQFKV
- a CDS encoding type II toxin-antitoxin system RelE/ParE family toxin, with protein sequence MSQYIISQPASRDLQDILNYFAVENVNASERFLQSFNKKCQQLVSFPNMGRQYDNLRLGLRGLPLDGYIILYQVGKDRIEIVRVVSGKRNLETLFANPEEE
- a CDS encoding Rieske 2Fe-2S domain-containing protein; its protein translation is MLQGAPWLLAHRSMLKPNQPMKVSLYGKDYVLWQDSTGNICCLPNACPHMGAMLSEGWCVKKSDGSSAIACPFHALEFDNTGCTVLPGTNKPTKSLLQPLELIVQGDFIWSYGGFEPIIPIPTILNEIAAEYEFVGYTGDRSIKTNFLSLLLNMHDYNHQNGTHRSLFEIEEVQLKQFIDDGLHSHAYIAQLRKKPNLQDILKNPGLLAMPQVLEAHLENFFPFMGMVHGESPLLSLKECHFYLPESETHSRVYVLMFVKAHHPIAHLIKRNLLRLVEVVIEQDADILSKLYTNTPQHIKLNNEVGMDWVRRNYANFPAIVEPDFSR
- a CDS encoding type II toxin-antitoxin system HicA family toxin, giving the protein MLPESILKITPRKIRELKQTLRRAGFTELPGKGSHTNWIHPLYSGKLTISGNDGADAKPYQEKEIQQAIQEIETRQQESHEDE
- a CDS encoding type II toxin-antitoxin system HicB family antitoxin, encoding MSEMKYKMVIQWSNEDNCFLVGFPDFPGQTWRTHGATYESAVANGREALESLIMAYEATGEPLPQPTIHQAA
- a CDS encoding proteasome-type protease; the protein is MTYCLGIITKHGLVMAADSRTNAGVDYVSTYQKLFDFSQPGERVILLCTAGNLSVTQGAIAQMHRDIRIPEEANLHTLPTLYDVARYIGAKIRQIQEQDRVWLKQDGIDVQCTLLLGGQIQGQPPELYMIYSQGNCIHATSETPFMQVGETKYGKPILDRILDFNTTLEAAAKCALLSIDSTMKSNISVGPPINLVVYEKDSFKVQHDLRLRLGAPYLTKIRKQWETSLREAFERMPDIDWERDTGGNVEEFLDP
- a CDS encoding TetR/AcrR family transcriptional regulator — translated: MARSHPIKKQFRDAEATQKQILDAAELEFARHGIKGARMSDIADRAQITTATIHYYFENKEGLYKAVLQRPVNEVQAMVSQLKLNDLSPEEALKQIIRVAIAYEAKNPHRQMLWFQEASQNQGFYFKQSNVESLHEHLIQVLNRGMKAGCFRPLDPFLTLTHILSVCLFYFTVHENWKHLNSGSDRLSQEMVEKHTEAAIEFILAAVKN
- a CDS encoding acyl-CoA dehydrogenase family protein, which produces MQAVSNLSDRAVAKTQAPETMLAELHKAIATQLAPQVADIDLKGQYPRDFMHLVGELGGYRQAVAVEYGGAGNGLKAAVQAIEAISQECLCTGFMTWCQIACTWYMQNSDNTYLKQHLLPLVATGKVLGGTGLSNPMKHFAGIEKIALVAERQPRGYVLNGMLPWVSNLGAGHHFGIAARLADSDDYLMAIVSDELTGLTLRCNAHFIALEGSNTYSCIFRDVFVPDELILAAPCEEYVNRIRPGFILTQVGMGLGLVASCIQIMERANQRYGHVNCFLDDQVEDLAASLATTREKTYAIATQMSQQGCDRPLLKQIIQARIDASELSLRAANAAMLHVGARGYLHGGIAERKLRESYFVAIVTPALKQLKKMLHDMEKSKVKS
- a CDS encoding ribbon-helix-helix domain-containing protein; the encoded protein is MNITLKPEQEKIVQTLLASGKFKNVDEVIQAALHLLEEDDREYQQWMIETRAKVEEGIASLERGEGIDGETFVNQLLTKFKQAREAQQ
- a CDS encoding OsmC family protein, which encodes MTETTVKAEVKAPLRPVSKEGLEKLAVTAKANPNVVKSLKVKTVCEGQFRNLTYVRDLPEHVIDEPPTLLGQDTAPNPSEAMLACLGSCLSVGIHANAVMRGITLTKLELELEGDINITGVWGIGDLAEKRLGFTDVRVKVDLEGDASKEELEDLVAHANFWSPVANTFRLPVNVDVALK
- the ntrB gene encoding nitrate ABC transporter permease, translated to MDNSRRLSKQRSHFSAHPWLQNPNLQATILFFLLLTALLLVWELGVQLKLFSPVMPAASRTIADFWSWIVDPFYDNGPNDKGIGLHLLASLQRVTIGFLIGSAIAIPLGIAIGLSEVVSKAVDPFIQLLRPVSPLAWLPLGLAILKSSEATALFVIAITSIAPTLINTKFGVSHVSRDYLNVARTLGASRWRTIAKVILPAAAPQIVAGLRISIGISWLVIVAAEMIVGGTGIGSFVWNEWNNLNVTSIITAIVVIGLVGILLDRLLGLLHSWVSFGQ
- a CDS encoding ABC transporter ATP-binding protein → MISYTDTLDPTLKDTTQLVLKDVFKVFPGRQSLVDRLLRRTSPDYIAIAEINLEISANTFVSIIGPSGCGKSTLLNIIAGLTPPTSGVVMLNGTAIHHPGPDRGVVFQNYSLMPWMTVAENIRFAIETVYPKMSRDRQKQIVREYIDLVGLRGAEQKHPHELSGGMKQRVGIARALAINPQILLMDEPFGALDALTRGFLQDEIARIWEQQHKTAILITHSIEEALLLSDQIVMMSRGPAAQIVEVLDIPFPRPRKRESLDRYPAYHELKAELELHLSRETRAVEELRV